One window of the Candidatus Zixiibacteriota bacterium genome contains the following:
- a CDS encoding conserved hypothetical protein (Evidence 4 : Unknown function but conserved in other organisms): MSGNGSLVKTIEIKDRQGRVIATEDVVTYAGLLSLAHDQGLKRIETALVQLPEEANGHTAVFLAIVETESGIYKGHGDASPDNVASRIIPHIIRMAETRAKARALRDAVNIGVVSIEELALEGNGRPVNGNSTEPQPNHGSNRIPGVRSRSRPQNESDQPSNSDSPMTDAQRRYLFRLLAERQIEGDDAHRHLLEKASVESLDQITKGKASILIDEMVNAVKPAEEVPF; encoded by the coding sequence ATGTCTGGAAATGGCAGTCTGGTGAAGACGATTGAAATCAAGGATCGTCAGGGTCGAGTAATTGCGACCGAGGATGTTGTCACCTATGCGGGCTTGTTAAGCCTGGCTCACGACCAGGGGCTTAAGAGGATCGAGACCGCCTTGGTGCAGCTTCCCGAGGAAGCGAACGGTCACACCGCCGTTTTTCTGGCCATTGTGGAAACCGAAAGCGGTATCTACAAAGGTCACGGCGATGCCAGCCCGGATAATGTCGCGTCGAGGATCATTCCTCACATCATCCGGATGGCAGAGACCCGCGCGAAAGCAAGGGCACTCCGCGACGCCGTGAACATCGGTGTCGTGTCGATTGAGGAGTTGGCTCTGGAGGGCAACGGCCGACCTGTCAACGGCAATTCGACTGAACCGCAGCCAAACCACGGAAGCAACAGGATTCCCGGCGTCAGAAGCAGATCAAGGCCACAGAACGAATCCGATCAGCCAAGTAACTCGGATTCTCCAATGACCGATGCTCAACGCCGGTATCTGTTCCGACTTCTGGCCGAACGCCAGATTGAAGGCGACGACGCTCACCGACACTTACTTGAGAAAGCGAGTGTAGAGTCGCTGGATCAGATCACCAAAGGCAAAGCGAGTATCCTGATTGACGAGATGGTCAACGCGGTCAAGCCGGCCGAGGAGGTACCGTTTTGA
- a CDS encoding conserved hypothetical protein (Evidence 4 : Unknown function but conserved in other organisms): MNTNRNGHPTDHVSVSQINLYLMCPLKYRFVYVDKLSRPFKPIELALGTAFHAAVEWWHQHRKNGSTPSAEDVARILTADLRAQAEEKLQFKNGESLDDVIQVGGKLASTYVKGFRGKPVNDTEVPFRVPLVDLETGEDLGLPLDGYFDLLEAEDTVVETKTAARAYDNLTILNHLQLTAYGYAYRILYDREPNLRIDVVTKTKNPRLQTVEVFRDKSDMVRFFHLAKSVCRSISSGCYHPNYGWQCGNCEFADPCRRWRG; the protein is encoded by the coding sequence TTGAACACCAATCGGAATGGTCATCCAACAGATCATGTCTCAGTATCTCAGATCAACCTCTACCTAATGTGCCCGCTGAAGTACCGCTTCGTGTACGTTGATAAGCTATCGCGGCCGTTCAAACCTATTGAATTGGCGCTTGGTACCGCATTCCACGCGGCGGTTGAATGGTGGCACCAACACAGGAAGAACGGTTCGACTCCGAGTGCTGAGGATGTTGCCAGGATTCTGACGGCTGACCTACGCGCGCAGGCTGAGGAGAAGTTGCAGTTCAAGAATGGCGAATCGCTCGATGACGTAATTCAGGTCGGAGGAAAGCTCGCTAGCACTTATGTAAAAGGCTTTCGCGGCAAGCCGGTAAACGACACGGAGGTTCCGTTTCGTGTGCCGCTTGTTGACCTCGAAACCGGTGAAGATCTGGGATTGCCACTTGATGGCTACTTCGATCTTCTCGAAGCCGAGGACACCGTTGTCGAAACCAAGACAGCGGCCCGAGCCTACGACAATCTGACGATCCTGAATCACCTGCAACTCACAGCCTATGGGTATGCCTATCGCATCCTATATGACCGCGAGCCGAACCTGCGAATTGATGTTGTCACCAAGACTAAGAATCCACGACTGCAGACAGTCGAGGTGTTTCGAGACAAGTCAGACATGGTCCGGTTCTTTCACCTTGCCAAGTCGGTCTGCAGATCAATAAGCAGTGGCTGCTATCACCCCAATTACGGGTGGCAATGCGGCAACTGCGAGTTCGCTGACCCTTGCCGACGTTGGCGTGGATGA
- a CDS encoding hypothetical protein (Evidence 5 : Unknown function), producing the protein MGKISRAWVVRPYPHGKYRMQEFLEKGMVAIGWPSTGDLASKTRDEIGNILKTTYYTGASSGTLGQVTGIVNRFVNQIQEGDTIIVPDGNFIYLGTTTCTYEFRPELQADDQGYPHWVRVDWLFDKRPVVRAELPAILFDSLKGRQTVYGIPSEAIEPVIKSPDSYIAFDASVEFEYKRTYIERLSKGTVPGINSPAFEKAVMRVLRLYFPSLRQLATTNAPVGADTDLIAELPGSVVVRIQVKCFQDKSGLLKPWVVTQLRDSMESGENGIIVTTNRIGQDAREEAERDSERPIDFIDVAEFAQLVFDNQVSLTDQDLWALGLKRSIIGR; encoded by the coding sequence ATGGGAAAGATAAGCCGGGCCTGGGTTGTGAGACCATATCCGCATGGAAAGTATCGGATGCAGGAGTTTCTTGAAAAGGGGATGGTCGCTATAGGTTGGCCGTCAACCGGTGATCTCGCATCAAAAACCAGAGACGAGATAGGTAATATTCTCAAGACCACGTATTACACTGGGGCCAGTAGTGGAACCTTGGGGCAAGTGACTGGCATTGTCAATCGCTTCGTCAATCAGATCCAGGAAGGTGACACAATCATTGTGCCGGATGGTAACTTCATCTATCTGGGCACAACAACGTGTACTTATGAGTTCAGGCCAGAGCTTCAAGCTGACGATCAGGGTTACCCTCACTGGGTTAGAGTCGACTGGCTATTCGACAAAAGGCCGGTCGTACGGGCTGAACTGCCGGCGATACTATTCGATTCGCTCAAAGGACGACAAACAGTCTATGGTATCCCATCGGAAGCTATTGAACCTGTGATCAAGAGCCCGGATAGCTACATTGCATTCGACGCCTCAGTAGAATTCGAGTACAAGCGCACGTACATTGAACGGTTATCTAAGGGAACAGTCCCAGGCATCAACAGCCCCGCTTTCGAAAAAGCAGTGATGAGGGTGTTGAGGCTTTACTTCCCATCTTTGCGTCAATTGGCAACTACCAATGCTCCAGTAGGTGCCGATACTGATCTGATCGCTGAGCTCCCCGGTTCGGTTGTAGTTAGAATTCAGGTTAAGTGCTTCCAAGATAAGAGCGGACTTCTGAAACCGTGGGTAGTAACACAACTCCGCGACTCAATGGAGTCGGGTGAAAATGGCATCATTGTCACAACAAATCGGATTGGCCAGGATGCTCGAGAAGAGGCGGAACGAGATTCCGAGAGGCCAATTGACTTCATTGATGTTGCAGAATTTGCCCAGCTAGTTTTTGACAATCAAGTGAGTCTTACGGATCAAGACCTCTGGGCATTGGGGCTAAAGCGATCGATTATCGGCCGCTAA
- a CDS encoding conserved hypothetical protein (Evidence 4 : Unknown function but conserved in other organisms) codes for MSSNLYDAHRQWCIRPPDERFHDLDSLQAFTQRLKDASEEKVRGLPDVHLDVTGHLGIALNGSEEPAILTNWSFNQLCTTAGAPAKYLRTLPPEIVIECLRYSLNRRDTQAKLLFRNGTGDRVVSAFTGPKYGRIWDADVVASLKDAVEGTGWRVPPARNNGGSDNAGLYASDRDMFAFFVNDESPIEVGNAKLGRGFFCWNSETGSCTFGLTTFLYNYVCGNHIVWGVEQVQELKIVHRSKATDRFRSDALPALNRFVENRKATEAITRGVDQAARLKVGDDLEKVTEWFKEKPFTGSEIIAGWRAGRNEGDDVSTLWGMVQGLTAYARQLPHTDVRVNLERRAGTLLKSTY; via the coding sequence ATGTCTTCGAATCTATACGATGCTCATCGTCAGTGGTGCATCCGACCACCTGACGAGAGGTTCCACGATCTGGATAGTCTGCAGGCGTTTACTCAGCGTCTGAAGGACGCATCCGAAGAGAAGGTCCGCGGACTTCCGGATGTCCATCTCGATGTCACCGGCCATCTGGGAATAGCCCTAAACGGGTCCGAGGAACCAGCCATTCTGACGAATTGGTCATTCAACCAGCTTTGCACTACTGCTGGTGCTCCGGCAAAATACCTTCGCACGTTGCCACCGGAGATAGTAATCGAGTGTCTCAGGTACAGCCTCAACAGACGAGATACTCAGGCAAAGCTGCTCTTTCGGAACGGTACCGGAGATCGAGTCGTATCGGCATTCACTGGACCAAAGTACGGACGTATCTGGGATGCAGACGTAGTGGCTTCTTTGAAAGACGCCGTTGAAGGGACGGGTTGGCGAGTGCCGCCCGCCCGCAACAACGGAGGCTCGGACAATGCAGGCCTGTATGCCTCGGATCGGGATATGTTTGCATTTTTCGTCAACGATGAAAGCCCTATCGAGGTTGGCAACGCCAAGCTCGGTCGCGGTTTTTTTTGCTGGAACTCTGAAACGGGGTCTTGCACATTTGGCCTTACCACATTCCTGTACAACTATGTCTGCGGTAACCACATTGTGTGGGGTGTCGAGCAAGTCCAGGAACTGAAGATTGTCCATCGGTCAAAGGCTACAGATCGCTTTCGGTCAGACGCCTTGCCAGCTCTTAACCGATTCGTGGAGAATCGCAAGGCTACCGAGGCAATCACTCGCGGAGTAGACCAAGCCGCACGGCTGAAGGTTGGCGACGATCTGGAAAAGGTCACCGAGTGGTTCAAGGAGAAGCCGTTCACCGGCTCGGAGATCATCGCCGGATGGCGAGCTGGTCGAAACGAAGGTGACGACGTCTCCACACTCTGGGGCATGGTGCAGGGGCTCACTGCCTATGCCCGTCAGCTACCCCACACCGACGTTCGGGTGAACCTCGAGCGCCGAGCAGGGACATTGCTGAAATCCACTTATTAG
- a CDS encoding conserved hypothetical protein (Evidence 4 : Unknown function but conserved in other organisms): MKDDRWLSVDEIASYLGVKRDTIYKWIRRRGLPAHKVGRLWKFRSKEIDQWVTGSKRGRNSDAR; encoded by the coding sequence GTGAAAGACGATCGCTGGCTATCCGTCGACGAAATAGCCTCCTATTTGGGTGTTAAGCGGGATACCATTTACAAATGGATCAGACGGCGGGGGTTGCCTGCTCACAAAGTCGGCCGCCTGTGGAAATTCAGGTCAAAAGAGATCGATCAGTGGGTCACTGGTTCCAAGAGGGGTAGAAATTCTGATGCGAGGTGA
- a CDS encoding SNF2 family helicase-like protein, producing MAVRQDVVIDGVPEPGQVVMIRSKAWVVTDVQSSQIQHSTPAATRQASTHVVELSSLEDDAFGEESQVLWEIEPSKQIYERVSLPDASKFDDPVLLDAFLNSVRWGAISSADQRSLQSPFRSGIDLEEYQLDPVVRALRMPRANLLIADDVGLGKTIETGLVAQELFLRHRVRTILVVCPSSLQIQWATQMRDKFGLEFRIIDSDFMKELRRRRGLHTNPWTHFPRLITSIDFLKRDRSMRLFRETLPSEGEALYPRRYDLLIVDEAHNMAPSGRGHYATDSQRTQAIRTLVPHFEHRLFLTATPHNGYTESFTALLELLDNQRFARGVMPDRKQLETVMVRRMKSELELKWDGSRRFAARVIEPIEVEYSKAEQLAHKQLREYAQSRQKTASSESERLATEFVLKLLKKRLFSSPAAFASTLDKHEQSLFTARRRKSVATSPSVKVLRRTIDEVEEEFADDESYDEATNEAISVTGRLFTDPSKDESTLLRALKEYARNASARPDSKAAELIKWLKENIFVNGQWTDNRVLIFTEYRATQKWLHGIFASEGLADQNRLMLLYGGMDSDERERIKAAFQADPAVSPIRILLATDAASEGIDLQNHCSNLIHYEIPWNPNRLEQRNGRLDRHGQRAADVKIYHFVTKGFKESSTQKSPGELDADLEFLMRAVLKVETIREDIGKVGPVIATQVEEAMLGARKVMDTRQAEREAEPVRHILKFERELRKQLEQLHSQLLDTRKELHISPENVQKIIEIGLQMAGQPALMEAKLPGVWPDPSGKRKTSPVFNVPALSGSWARCAEGLAHPHTGAIRPITFDHNIVDGRDDVVLAHLNHRLVQMCLRLLRAEIWSQEGAKHLNRVSARISSDTAMVHPAVIAHGRIVVLSGDNQRVHEEVITAGGAIREGRFSRLNVGEVQSALDSGTDEEAPEAIKKSIQSLWPKISEPLLQSLEARMQDRTKNLQKNLDERAEKEVADMTAIMNELARSIRDQLDKPPEQLELFSSTEKEQYQADTNSLQRRLDKIPEEIEQESQSIRNRYKNPQPRLFPVAVTFIIPRKIASQAGGLT from the coding sequence TTGGCTGTCAGGCAAGATGTAGTAATAGATGGCGTACCAGAACCAGGTCAGGTTGTAATGATCCGAAGCAAGGCTTGGGTTGTAACCGATGTCCAAAGCTCTCAAATACAACATTCAACGCCTGCAGCTACTCGGCAAGCATCGACTCACGTTGTGGAGTTGTCATCCCTTGAAGATGATGCATTTGGTGAGGAATCGCAGGTTCTATGGGAGATTGAACCGAGCAAACAAATCTATGAACGTGTCAGCCTGCCGGATGCATCAAAATTCGATGATCCTGTTCTTTTGGATGCCTTTCTTAATTCTGTAAGATGGGGCGCAATTTCATCCGCTGACCAAAGGTCGCTTCAGTCACCCTTTAGGAGTGGAATAGACCTGGAAGAGTATCAATTAGACCCGGTAGTCCGCGCTTTGCGGATGCCTAGGGCTAATTTGCTGATTGCTGACGATGTTGGTCTTGGTAAAACAATTGAAACAGGGCTTGTTGCCCAAGAATTGTTCCTAAGGCATCGAGTGAGAACCATACTTGTTGTCTGTCCTTCATCTCTGCAGATTCAATGGGCAACCCAGATGAGGGATAAATTCGGCCTTGAGTTCCGAATCATTGATAGTGACTTCATGAAAGAACTGAGGCGCAGGAGAGGCTTGCACACGAACCCATGGACACATTTCCCTCGTTTGATTACGTCTATCGACTTTCTTAAGCGAGACCGTTCTATGAGACTTTTTAGAGAGACTCTTCCATCAGAGGGTGAAGCTCTCTACCCCAGACGATATGATCTACTGATCGTCGATGAAGCTCATAACATGGCCCCTTCCGGTAGAGGTCACTATGCTACCGACTCACAGAGAACACAGGCAATTCGTACACTAGTTCCGCATTTCGAGCACCGGCTTTTCTTGACCGCAACACCACATAACGGATATACAGAAAGTTTTACAGCTCTCTTGGAGCTGCTCGATAATCAGCGCTTCGCACGAGGTGTAATGCCTGATCGGAAGCAACTTGAAACCGTTATGGTTCGACGAATGAAGAGCGAACTTGAACTCAAATGGGATGGTTCAAGACGCTTCGCTGCCCGCGTGATCGAGCCAATCGAGGTCGAATACAGCAAAGCAGAGCAACTCGCCCACAAACAGCTTCGCGAGTATGCACAATCAAGGCAAAAAACTGCGTCATCTGAATCAGAACGACTGGCAACTGAGTTTGTGTTGAAACTACTGAAGAAGCGGCTGTTCTCTTCCCCAGCAGCCTTTGCTTCGACCTTGGACAAGCACGAGCAATCTCTGTTTACTGCAAGGCGTCGAAAATCTGTAGCCACATCGCCTTCTGTTAAAGTGTTGCGTCGAACGATAGATGAAGTCGAGGAAGAATTTGCTGATGATGAGTCGTACGATGAGGCCACGAATGAGGCTATAAGTGTTACAGGACGCCTGTTCACAGATCCCTCAAAGGATGAGAGCACTCTGCTTAGGGCCCTAAAGGAATATGCGAGAAATGCATCAGCCCGTCCCGACAGCAAAGCGGCTGAACTGATCAAATGGCTGAAAGAAAATATCTTTGTCAATGGCCAATGGACTGACAACAGGGTTCTAATCTTCACCGAGTACCGAGCCACACAGAAGTGGCTGCACGGAATCTTCGCTTCCGAGGGACTCGCGGATCAGAATCGGCTCATGCTTCTATACGGTGGGATGGATTCAGATGAGCGTGAACGAATCAAGGCGGCTTTTCAGGCGGATCCGGCTGTTTCGCCAATTCGCATTCTCCTTGCCACTGACGCTGCTTCTGAAGGTATTGACCTACAGAACCATTGCTCCAATTTGATTCACTATGAGATTCCGTGGAATCCCAACCGCCTTGAACAGCGCAACGGACGCCTCGACCGGCATGGCCAAAGAGCAGCCGATGTCAAAATCTACCACTTTGTGACCAAAGGGTTTAAGGAATCGAGTACGCAAAAATCCCCCGGTGAATTGGATGCCGACTTAGAGTTTCTCATGCGGGCGGTGCTCAAAGTTGAGACTATCCGGGAGGACATCGGAAAAGTCGGTCCGGTCATTGCCACGCAGGTGGAAGAGGCAATGCTTGGCGCCCGCAAGGTCATGGACACACGTCAGGCCGAGCGAGAAGCTGAGCCAGTGCGCCATATCCTGAAGTTTGAAAGAGAACTCAGGAAACAGCTTGAACAACTCCATTCACAGCTGCTTGATACTCGCAAAGAACTTCACATCAGCCCTGAGAACGTCCAGAAGATAATCGAAATTGGACTCCAGATGGCTGGGCAGCCAGCTCTTATGGAAGCAAAGTTGCCGGGCGTTTGGCCGGATCCCAGTGGTAAGAGAAAGACCTCTCCGGTATTCAATGTGCCCGCCCTGTCTGGAAGTTGGGCAAGATGTGCCGAGGGGCTTGCGCATCCTCATACGGGAGCTATCAGGCCGATAACATTTGATCACAATATTGTGGATGGTAGAGATGATGTAGTTCTGGCTCACTTAAACCATCGGCTTGTGCAAATGTGTCTGCGTTTGCTTCGAGCAGAGATTTGGTCTCAGGAAGGCGCGAAGCACCTAAATCGAGTTTCGGCCCGCATCTCTTCAGATACCGCAATGGTTCACCCGGCAGTAATTGCCCATGGTCGGATTGTCGTTCTAAGCGGTGACAATCAGAGAGTTCATGAAGAAGTAATTACGGCCGGTGGGGCGATTAGGGAGGGTCGATTCTCGCGACTAAATGTCGGCGAGGTCCAATCTGCTTTGGACAGTGGAACTGACGAAGAAGCTCCGGAGGCGATTAAAAAGAGTATCCAATCCCTTTGGCCCAAAATATCCGAACCCCTCTTGCAGTCCCTTGAAGCGCGAATGCAGGATCGTACAAAGAATCTGCAGAAGAACCTTGATGAACGCGCGGAAAAAGAAGTTGCCGACATGACCGCGATCATGAACGAATTGGCCAGGTCAATTAGGGACCAGCTTGATAAACCACCGGAACAGCTTGAGCTATTCTCTTCGACCGAAAAGGAGCAGTATCAAGCGGATACGAATAGCCTGCAGAGAAGGCTAGACAAAATCCCCGAGGAAATAGAGCAGGAATCTCAGTCTATACGAAATCGATACAAGAATCCTCAGCCGCGATTATTCCCGGTCGCGGTCACATTCATTATTCCAAGGAAGATAGCATCTCAAGCGGGAGGGCTGACATAA